In the Sandaracinus amylolyticus genome, CGAAGCTCGTCCCCGACGCGCGCTTCGAGTGGGTCGAGGACGCGTCGCACTTCGCGCACGTCGATGCACCGGAGCGATTCCTGCCGCCGGTGACGTCGTTCTTGAACGATCGTTCAAGACGCGCGGCGTGAGGCGGAGCGCGGCCTACCAGCGAACGCGAATCGATCCGTCTCCGATCGACTCCAGCGCGATCTCGATGCGCGCCCCGCCGCCGTAGTGCGCGCACACGCCCTCGACGATCCCGACCTGATAGCTCTCGAGGAAGCCCGGGAAGCCCATGAACACGATGTCCGCGGTGCGGGCGCCCGAGCGCATGTACTCGACGGTCCCGGCGTTCGAGATCACCGCGTAGGCCTGGGGCGCGCGAGAGAGCGCGTCCTCGAGGCGCGGCGCGGCGAGCTCGAACATCAAGCGCCCGGCGCGCGACTGCATGAACGCGGGGAACGCCATCCGCCCCAGCCTGCGCAGCGCCTGTCCGCGCGAGATCCGCGGGTGCAGCACCTCCGCCGCCGCGATCTTCAGGCGCAGCCAGTCCGCGCACGGATAGTCGAAGAACGGCAGATAGCGCCGCGCCGGAAGCCCCGCGTGCGCCGCCACGTCGAGCCCGGGCACACGCCCCGACACCGTCGCGATCAGATCCGCGAAGAAGAGCCCCTTCACCGTCGCGCGGGGATGCAGCCGCGACAGGTGCGCCTCGAGGTCGACCGGCGCGTCCTCGCGGGGCGTGCGGAACAACAGGTCCGTCGAGCGCGAGGGGGAGACGGTCATCTACGGCTGGCTGCTTGTGACAGCCCGCGGTGCAATCGTCGAGCGCCTCCACGCACGGCTCGCCCCCGGGAGCGCGTGTTATAGACGCGCCACCCCGAGAGCCCCATGAAGCCTCCGATGCAGCAGCAGAAGAAGCCCGACTGGCTGCGCGTGCGCCTCCCCGGCGGCGAGCGCTATCTGGAGATCAAGGAGCGCCTCCGGCGCCTCGATCTCCACACGGTCTGCGAAGAGGCGCGCTGTCCGAACGTCGGTGAGTGCTGGGGCGAAGGCACCGCGACGATCATGATCCTCGGCGAGACGTGCACCCGCGGGTGCCGTTTCTGCGCGGTGAACACCGGCGATCCGGGCGGTGTCACCGATCCGCGCGAGCCCGAGAACACCGGGCGTGCGCTCGGTGAGATGGGCCTCGCGTACGTCGTGCTGACGATGGTCGATCGCGACGATCTGCTCGACGGCGGCGCGGACCACGTCGCGCGCACCGTGCAGCGCATCAAGCACCACTCGCCCGAGATGCTCGTCGAGACGCTGGTCGGCGACTTCCAGGGCGTGCGCGCCGACGTCGCGACGGTGGTGACCGAAGGACGTCCCGACGTGTTCGCGCACAACGTCGAGGTGGTGCCCGAGCTGCAGCGCGCGATGCGCGACGCGCGGTGCTCGTGGCAGCGCTCGGTCGACGTGCTGCGCTGGGCCAAGGAAGAGGGCGCGAACGTCACGAAGACGTCACTGATGGTCGGCTGCGGCGAGACCGAGCAGCAGGTGCTCGACGCGATGAGGTCGCTGCGCGACGCGCAGGTCGACGTGCTCACGATCGGCCAGTACCTGCGCCCCTCGCCGAAG is a window encoding:
- a CDS encoding DUF2378 family protein: MTVSPSRSTDLLFRTPREDAPVDLEAHLSRLHPRATVKGLFFADLIATVSGRVPGLDVAAHAGLPARRYLPFFDYPCADWLRLKIAAAEVLHPRISRGQALRRLGRMAFPAFMQSRAGRLMFELAAPRLEDALSRAPQAYAVISNAGTVEYMRSGARTADIVFMGFPGFLESYQVGIVEGVCAHYGGGARIEIALESIGDGSIRVRW
- the lipA gene encoding lipoyl synthase, yielding MKPPMQQQKKPDWLRVRLPGGERYLEIKERLRRLDLHTVCEEARCPNVGECWGEGTATIMILGETCTRGCRFCAVNTGDPGGVTDPREPENTGRALGEMGLAYVVLTMVDRDDLLDGGADHVARTVQRIKHHSPEMLVETLVGDFQGVRADVATVVTEGRPDVFAHNVEVVPELQRAMRDARCSWQRSVDVLRWAKEEGANVTKTSLMVGCGETEQQVLDAMRSLRDAQVDVLTIGQYLRPSPKHAELKRYVEPAEFDRYRDAGLEMGFRFVASGPLVRSSYRAAEAFLKGILKGVPTSAAFEDRYGKKTRLNVIS